The following coding sequences lie in one Spinacia oleracea cultivar Varoflay chromosome 1, BTI_SOV_V1, whole genome shotgun sequence genomic window:
- the LOC110779909 gene encoding aminopeptidase M1-like, whose product MASPYSDFKGKPRLPKFATPKRYDIRLKPDLDSCIFNGIVSIDVDVVSSTKYLVLNAADLNVDSSSVSFKPKSSSQELRASGVGLIEEDELLIVEFAEELPLGIGVLNISFQGTLNDQMKGFYRSVYEINGEKKNMEVTQFEPADARRCFPCWDEPAAKATFKITLDVPSNLIALSNMPVIEEKKEGDLKTVYFEESPIMSTYLVAVVVGLFDFVESSTSDGIKVRCYCQVGKSDQGKFALEVAVKTLELYKKYFDVPYALPKLDMIAIPDFAAGAMENYGLVTYRENALLYDEKHSAAANKQRVAIVVAHELAHQWFGNLVTMEWWTHLWLNEGFATWVSYLAADAIFPEWNIWTQFLDQTTDGLRLDGLSESHAIEVEINHASEIDEIFDAISYRKGASVIRMLQSYIGADTFQRALARYIKKYACSNAKTEDLWAVLEEVSGEPVKELMNSWTQQKGYPVVSVRVKDEKLDLEQSHFLLSGSPSDSQWIVPITLCCGSYDNRYSYLLKEKSGSLGIKDAAYVKLNVDQTGFYRVKYDEELGAKLRHAIESGQLSATDRFGVLDDLFALCTSGQQSLINLLTLIASFREETEYTVLSNLINISYKVMRIVADATPELVDNLRKFFINLFEYPALKLGWDSKSGESHLDAMLRGELLTVLAELGHENTLNEAIRRFDAFCADRDSPLLPPDTRKVV is encoded by the exons ATGGCATCTCCTTACTCAGACTTCAAAGGCAAACCTCGTCTCCCCAAATTCGCAACGCCTAAACGCTACGATATCCGCCTAAAACCCGACCTTGATTCCTGCATATTCAATGGCATCGTTTCAATCGACGTCGACGTCGTTTCATCGACTAAATACCTTGTACTCAATGCTGCCGATCTCAATGTTGATTCTTCATCTGTTTCCTTCAAACCCAAGTCATCTTCTCAG GAACTTCGAGCTTCTGGAGTGGGATTGATTGAAGAAGATGAGTTATTAATTGTTGAATTTGCGGAGGAGCTTCCGCTTGGAATTGGGGTTTTGAATATTTCCTTTCAAGGAACCCTAAATGATCAAATGAAGGGATTTTATAGAAG TGTGTATGAGATCAATGGGGAGAAGAAGAACATGGAAGTCACTCAATTTGAGCCAGCTGACGCCCGGCGATGTTTTCCATGCTGGGATGAACCAGCAGCCAAG GCTACATTCAAGATTACCCTGGATGTTCCATCTAATCTTATAGCACTCTCCAACATGCCTGTCATTGAAGAAAAGAAAGAAGGAGATCTTAAGACTGTTTACTTTGAGGAGTCACCAATCATGTCGACATACTTGGTTGCTGTAGTTGTgggtttgtttgattttgtggAAAGTAGCACATCTGATG GTATTAAAGTTAGATGTTATTGTCAAGTTGGCAAGTCAGACCAAGGGAAGTTTGCTTTAGAGGTTGCTGTTAAGACCCTTGAATTATATAAAAA GTATTTTGATGTGCCTTACGCCTTGCCCAAATTGGATATGATTGCGATTCCTGATTTTGCTGCTGGTGCCATGGAGAACTATGGTTTGGTCACATATCGTGAGAATGCATTGCTGTATGATGAGAAGCACTCCGCTGCTGCTAACAAGCAAAGG GTTGCTATCGTGGTTGCTCATGAATTAGCACATCAGTGGTTTGGAAATCTCGTGACTATGGAATGGTGGACTCATTTGTGGTTGAATGAGGGATTTGCAACATGG GTATCCTACTTAGCTGCTGATGCTATTTTTCCAGAATGGAATATTTGGACTCAATTTCTTGACCAGACTACTGATGGGCTTAGGCTGGATGGTCTTTCTGAATCACATGCTATTGAG GTGGAGATAAATCATGCTAGTGAAATTGATGAAATATTTGATGCCATCAGTTACAGGAAAGGCGCATCTGTCATCAGGATGCTTCAAAGTTATATTGGGGCAGATACTTTTCAG AGAGCTCTGGCACGCTACATAAAGAAATATGCTTGCTCAAATGCAAAGACTGAAGACCTATGGGCTGTTCTTGAGGAGGTATCTGGTGAACCAGTAAAGGAACTAATGAATTCATGGACACAGCAGAAAGGATATCCGGTTGTTTCCGTGAGGGTCAAAGACGAGAAGCTCGATTTAGAACAG TCACACTTTTTGTTGAGCGGTTCCCCTAGTGATAGCCAATGGATTGTCCCAATCACTTTATGTTGCGGATCCTACGATAACCGTTACAGTTATCTCCTGAAAGAGAAGTCTGGAAGTCTTGGTATCAAAGATGCTGCTTATGTTAAGCTTAATGTGGACCAGACTGGGTTTTATAGAGTGAAATATGATGAAGAACTTGGAGCTAAACTTCGACATGCTATAGAGAGTGGCCAATTGTCTGCAACTGATAGATTTG GTGTTCTGGATGATTTGTTTGCCCTGTGTACCAGTGGTCAGCAATCTCTGATAAATTTGTTGACTTTGATTGCATCATTCAGAGAGGAAACCGAATATACTGTTCTATCCAATTTGATAAAT ATTAGCTACAAAGTTATGAGAATAGTTGCTGACGCCACACCTGAATTAGTTGATAATCTCAGAAAGTTCTTCATCAACCTCTTTGAGTATCCTGCACT GAAACTTGGCTGGGATTCTAAGTCCGGTGAGAGCCACTTGGATGCCATGTTGAGAGGGGAACTGCTGACTGTGCTTGCTGAGCTTGGGCACGAGAATACCCTAAATGAAGCTATTAGGCGTTTTGACGCATTCTGTGCTGACAGGGATTCACCGCTTCTACCACCTGATACCAGAAAGGTAGTGTAA
- the LOC130471935 gene encoding aminopeptidase M1-like, protein MASPYSDFKGKPRLPKFATPKRYDIRLKPDLDSCIFNGIVSIDVDVVSSTKYLVLNVADLNVDSSSVSFKPKSSSQELRASGVGLIEEDELLIVEFAEELSLGIGVLNISFQGTLNDQMKGFYRSVYEINGEKKNMAVTQFEPADARRCFPCWDEPAAKATFKITLDVPSNLIALSNMPVIEEKKEGDLKTVYFEESPIMSTYLVAVVVGLFDFVESSTSDGIKVRCYCQVGKSDQGKFALEVAVKTLELYKKYFDVPYALPKLDMIAIPDFAAGAMENYGLVTYRENALLYDEKHSAAANKQRVAIVVAHELAHQWFGNLVTMEWWTHLWLNEGFATWVSYLAADAIFPEWNIWTQFLDQTTDGLRLDGLSESHAIEVEINHASEIDEIFDAISYRKGASVIRMLQSYIGADTFQRALARYIKKYACSNAKTEDLWAVLEEVSGEPVKELMNSWTQQKGYPVVSVRVKDEKLDLEQSHFLLSGSPSDSQWIVPITLCCGSYDNRYSYLLKEKSGSLGIKDAAYVKLNVDQTGFYRVKYDEELGAKLRHAIESGQLSATDRFGVLDDLFALCTSGQQSLINLLTLIASFSEETEYTVLSNLINISYKVMRIVADATPELVDNLRKFFINLFEYPALKLGWDSKSGESHLDAMLRGELLTVLAELGDENTLNEAIRRFDAFCADRDSPLLPPDTRKMKCSMMPRRIFRMKRLLAFLM, encoded by the exons ATGGCATCTCCTTACTCAGACTTCAAAGGCAAACCTCGTCTCCCCAAATTCGCAACGCCTAAACGCTACGATATCCGCCTAAAACCCGACCTTGATTCCTGCATATTCAATGGCATCGTTTCAATCGACGTCGACGTCGTTTCATCGACTAAATACCTTGTACTCAATGTTGCCGATCTCAATGTTGATTCTTCATCTGTTTCCTTCAAACCCAAGTCATCTTCTCAG GAACTTCGAGCTTCTGGAGTGGGATTGATTGAAGAAGATGAGTTATTAATTGTTGAATTTGCGGAGGAGCTTTCGCTTGGAATTGGGGTTTTGAATATTTCCTTTCAAGGAACCCTAAATGATCAAATGAAGGGATTTTATAGaag TGTGTATGAGATCAATGGGGAGAAGAAGAACATGGCAGTCACTCAATTTGAGCCAGCTGACGCCCGACGATGTTTTCCATGCTGGGATGAACCAGCAGCCAAG GCTACATTCAAGATTACCCTGGATGTTCCATCTAATCTTATAGCACTCTCCAACATGCCTGTCATTGAAGAAAAGAAAGAAGGAGATCTTAAGACTGTTTACTTTGAGGAGTCACCAATCATGTCGACATACTTGGTTGCTGTAGTTGTgggtttgtttgattttgtggAAAGTAGCACATCTGATG GTATTAAAGTTAGATGTTATTGTCAAGTTGGCAAGTCAGACCAAGGGAAGTTTGCTTTAGAGGTTGCTGTTAAGACCCTTGAATTATATAAAAA GTATTTTGATGTGCCTTACGCCTTGCCCAAATTGGATATGATTGCGATTCCTGATTTTGCTGCTGGTGCCATGGAGAACTATGGTTTGGTCACATATCGTGAGAATGCATTGCTGTATGATGAGAAGCACTCCGCTGCTGCTAACAAGCAAAGG GTTGCTATCGTGGTTGCTCATGAATTAGCACATCAGTGGTTTGGAAATCTCGTGACTATGGAATGGTGGACTCATTTGTGGTTGAATGAGGGATTTGCAACATGG GTATCCTACTTAGCCGCTGATGCTATTTTTCCAGAATGGAATATTTGGACTCAATTTCTTGACCAGACTACTGATGGGCTTAGGCTGGATGGTCTTTCTGAATCACATGCTATTGAG GTGGAGATAAATCATGCTAGTGAAATTGATGAAATATTTGATGCCATCAGTTACAGGAAAGGCGCATCTGTCATCAGGATGCTTCAAAGTTATATTGGGGCAGATACTTTTCAG AGAGCTCTGGCACGCTACATAAAGAAATATGCTTGCTCAAATGCAAAGACTGAAGACCTATGGGCTGTTCTTGAGGAGGTATCTGGTGAACCAGTAAAGGAACTAATGAATTCATGGACACAGCAGAAAGGATATCCGGTTGTTTCCGTGAGGGTCAAAGACGAGAAGCTCGATTTAGAACAG TCACACTTTTTGTTGAGCGGTTCCCCTAGTGATAGCCAATGGATTGTCCCAATCACTTTATGTTGCGGATCCTACGATAACCGTTACAGTTATCTCCTGAAAGAGAAGTCTGGAAGTCTTGGTATCAAAGATGCTGCTTATGTTAAGCTTAATGTGGACCAGACTGGGTTTTATAGAGTGAAATATGATGAAGAACTTGGAGCTAAACTTCGACATGCTATAGAGAGTGGCCAATTGTCTGCAACTGATAGATTTG GTGTTCTGGATGATTTGTTTGCCCTGTGTACCAGTGGTCAGCAATCTCTGATAAATTTGTTGACTTTGATTGCATCATTCAGTGAGGAAACCGAATATACTGTTCTATCCAATTTGATAAAT ATTAGCTACAAAGTTATGAGAATAGTTGCTGACGCCACACCTGAATTAGTTGATAATCTCAGAAAGTTCTTCATCAACCTCTTTGAGTATCCTGCACT GAAACTTGGCTGGGATTCTAAGTCCGGTGAGAGCCACTTGGATGCCATGTTGAGAGGGGAACTGCTGACTGTGCTTGCTGAGCTTGGGGACGAGAATACCCTAAATGAAGCTATTAGGCGTTTTGACGCATTCTGTGCTGACAGGGATTCACCGCTTCTACCACCTGATACCAGAAAG ATGAAGTGTTCCATGATGCCAAGGAGGATTTTTCGGATGAAGAGACTACTTGCTTTTTTGATGTAG
- the LOC110780578 gene encoding uncharacterized protein yields MGDLRLLTLLESGLPSWVIFLQSYPVVGHVYRPWMCPLARALYTIISITTVVIGFYDLYKNVPLLKATASRLLGPVFDWIETWEMVSRVKYLGTMLFLHNFEKAVKWLLMITHTMRSFFSVLAQPIVEPLIEFSEFFLPFWTVCIQMSESFFSFICIVFGSSCMQFYWQCGGDNILTNLVDPDIYLDHCNLHHFANFLGLLGNLKCASSFHSLCLYPDI; encoded by the exons ATGGGTGACCTGCGTTTGCTTACTCTCTTAGAATCTGGGCTTCCATCTTGGGTAATATTCCTTCAATCATATCCTGTCGTTGGCCATGTTTATCGTCCATGGATGTGTCCTCTTGCCAGAGCTTTATATACGATCATTTCAATTACCACTGTTGTGATTGGGTTTTACGACTTATACAAGAATGTGCCACTTCTTAAGGCAACAGCATCTCGTTTGCTTGGACCTGTTTTTGATTGGATAGAGACTTGGGAGATGGTATCAAGGGTCAAATACTTGGGAACAATGCTATTCTTGCATAATTTTGAAAAGGCTGTTAAGTGGCTTCTGATGATAACACATACTATGAGATCATTTTTTTCTGTTCTTGCTCAGCCAATTGTTGAGCCGCTTATAGAATTTTCCGAATTCTTTCTTCCATTCTGGACTGTGTGTATTCAAATGTCGGAGAGCTTCTTTTCATTCATCTGCATTGTTTTCGGATCTTCATGCATGCAGTTTTATTGGCAATGTGGTGGAGATAATATTCTTACCAATCTGGTTGATCCTGACATTTATCTGGACCACTG CAATCTCCAtcattttgccaattttttgggcCTGCTGGGAAATCTTAAATGCGCCAGTTCGTTTCATAGCCTTTGTCTGTACCCTGATATATGA